The Candidatus Phaeomarinobacter ectocarpi genome includes a region encoding these proteins:
- a CDS encoding DUF6614 family protein — translation MDIYHGFFDLTDGQSDTEFADDLAGFMSFLKSEGRIEGWRLMRRKLGLGPKEMGEFHLMIEVTGLAQLDDAFAHVSGRAGDVEAKHAAVNQKIAGITFALYRDFPDPHRTRGEEKF, via the coding sequence GTGGACATCTATCACGGGTTTTTTGATCTCACCGACGGTCAGTCCGATACTGAATTTGCAGACGACCTTGCCGGCTTCATGTCTTTTCTCAAGTCGGAAGGCAGGATTGAAGGCTGGCGGCTGATGCGTCGCAAACTTGGCCTAGGGCCCAAAGAGATGGGAGAGTTCCATTTGATGATTGAAGTCACTGGCCTTGCGCAACTGGATGATGCCTTTGCCCATGTCTCAGGGCGCGCCGGTGACGTTGAAGCAAAGCATGCGGCAGTCAATCAAAAGATCGCTGGCATTACCTTTGCGCTCTATCGCGATTTTCCTGACCCACACCGCACGCGCGGCGAAGAAAAGTTCTAG
- a CDS encoding amidase, with amino-acid sequence MSDITFAPAHVLAAMIRRREISSVELLDHLISRYNTHNPALNAIVATDFERALAQAEEADHAVSRGDFWGPYHGVPMTIKDALETEGLVTTGGATDFASHIPDRDADAVARIKAAGAIVFAKTNVPFFSGDLQSYNDVYGTTNNPWDVTRGPGGSSGGAAAALAAGLTPLEIGSDIGGSIRTPSHLCGVFGHKPSFNLVSKRGHVPGVPGALFTGDLSVVGPMGRSARDLEIALSMIMGPDDFDSVGMTPALPEPRARDPRELTIATWFDDPYCPVEAENVKIMERAADALEQAGATIHRDARPDVSFGEAFEVYATLLNGGTTRGFPPHVLERLRETARTLDPEDKSHQAMQARGATLSYHEWLVWKEVQAQMRAKWARFFETYDAVLMAVAPVSAFPHDQQSNFHHRTLSVNGEERPYLDLVSWSGLPLVSYLPGTAVPVGRTDAGLPVGIQVVGPYLEDFTTIAIGSMLERELGGFVAPPNFT; translated from the coding sequence ATGAGCGATATTACCTTCGCGCCGGCCCATGTTCTGGCCGCCATGATCAGACGACGCGAGATTTCATCGGTTGAGCTGCTTGATCATCTCATCAGCCGCTACAACACGCACAACCCTGCTCTCAACGCCATAGTTGCCACGGATTTCGAGCGGGCACTTGCTCAGGCTGAAGAGGCCGATCATGCCGTCTCACGCGGTGATTTCTGGGGCCCCTATCATGGGGTGCCCATGACCATCAAAGATGCTCTGGAAACAGAGGGTCTGGTTACCACCGGGGGTGCCACCGATTTTGCCTCTCATATCCCGGATCGAGATGCTGACGCTGTTGCTCGCATTAAGGCCGCGGGCGCTATTGTCTTTGCCAAAACCAACGTGCCGTTCTTCTCTGGTGATCTGCAGAGCTACAACGACGTGTACGGTACAACCAACAACCCATGGGATGTGACGCGCGGTCCAGGCGGGTCATCCGGCGGCGCGGCGGCGGCGCTGGCTGCCGGCCTGACGCCCCTTGAAATCGGCTCAGATATCGGTGGCTCAATCCGCACACCATCGCATCTGTGCGGCGTCTTTGGTCACAAGCCAAGTTTCAATCTCGTGTCCAAACGTGGCCATGTGCCAGGCGTGCCTGGTGCGCTTTTCACCGGTGACCTATCTGTTGTCGGACCAATGGGACGCTCGGCCCGCGATCTTGAGATTGCTCTGTCGATGATCATGGGGCCGGATGATTTTGACAGCGTTGGCATGACACCTGCTCTGCCTGAACCTCGCGCGCGAGATCCACGCGAGCTGACCATCGCCACATGGTTTGATGATCCCTACTGCCCGGTTGAAGCCGAGAACGTTAAAATCATGGAGCGCGCGGCAGACGCTCTTGAGCAAGCTGGTGCGACAATCCATCGAGACGCCCGCCCGGATGTCTCCTTTGGCGAAGCCTTTGAAGTCTATGCAACGCTGCTGAACGGAGGAACCACCCGGGGATTCCCGCCGCATGTCCTTGAGCGCCTGCGCGAAACCGCGAGGACGCTGGACCCTGAAGACAAATCCCATCAGGCCATGCAGGCGCGTGGAGCGACGCTCAGCTATCATGAATGGCTCGTCTGGAAAGAAGTTCAGGCGCAGATGCGTGCCAAATGGGCCCGCTTCTTTGAGACCTATGACGCAGTACTCATGGCAGTGGCACCGGTTTCAGCTTTTCCACATGATCAACAATCCAATTTTCACCACCGCACACTTTCAGTGAATGGGGAGGAGCGTCCCTATCTTGATCTTGTGAGTTGGTCAGGGTTGCCGCTTGTTTCTTACCTTCCAGGAACGGCTGTGCCGGTTGGTCGGACAGATGCTGGGTTGCCCGTTGGCATTCAGGTGGTTGGACCCTATCTGGAAGACTTCACTACGATTGCCATCGGCAGCATGCTTGAGCGAGAGCTCGGCGGGTTTGTGGCACCACCCAACTTTACCTGA
- a CDS encoding 3-(methylthio)propionyl-CoA ligase, which yields MKGLMQDWPLLVHSIIDHAALYHGDREIVTRSVEGPIRRSTYKQVHSRSKKIANALTGLGMKQGDVIATMAWNTDRHLEAWYGIMGMGAVCHTLNPRLFPEQLVYIANHAEDRIIFVDLTFVPIIEGIEDQLPKLEHVIIMCDEDKMPETKLKNAHCYEALINANSDDFTWAQVDENDACGLCYTSGTTGNPKGVLYSHRSNVLHSMAVNNPDAIGMRSVDNVLPVVPMFHANAWGIAFAAPASGAKLVMPGANMDGESVFELLDSEKVSITAAVPTVWLMLLQYLQAEGKKLPALNRVVIGGSAAPRFMIEAFEKEFDVQVFHAWGMTELSPMGTLGSLKAGMEDLPLDKQIDIKVKQGRPIYSVEMKITDDDGKELPRDGVAFGHLMVRGPAISGSYLKGEGGNILDKDGWFDTGDVATIDAEGFMNITDRAKDVIKSGGEWISSIELENVAVGYPDVQEAAVIGVAHPKWDERPLLIIIPAEGKSPTKEDILGYMEGKIAKWWMPDDVTFVDEIPHTATGKIQKLALRQTFKDYVLPTSDLKKGAAE from the coding sequence ATGAAGGGTTTGATGCAGGATTGGCCGCTTCTGGTCCACTCAATCATTGATCACGCAGCGCTGTATCATGGCGACCGGGAAATTGTGACGCGGTCCGTTGAAGGTCCGATCCGTCGTTCGACCTACAAGCAGGTCCATTCGCGGTCCAAGAAGATTGCAAATGCGCTGACCGGCCTTGGCATGAAGCAGGGCGACGTGATTGCCACCATGGCATGGAACACGGACCGCCACCTTGAAGCCTGGTACGGCATCATGGGCATGGGTGCCGTTTGCCACACACTCAATCCGCGTCTGTTCCCCGAGCAGTTGGTCTACATCGCCAACCATGCCGAGGACCGCATTATTTTCGTTGATCTGACTTTCGTGCCGATCATCGAAGGCATCGAAGATCAACTACCGAAACTCGAGCACGTCATCATCATGTGCGACGAGGACAAGATGCCGGAGACGAAGCTCAAGAACGCGCATTGCTATGAGGCCTTGATCAACGCCAACTCTGACGACTTCACATGGGCGCAGGTCGATGAAAACGACGCGTGCGGACTTTGCTACACGTCCGGCACAACGGGAAACCCGAAGGGTGTTCTTTATTCACATCGCTCGAATGTGTTGCACTCCATGGCTGTGAACAATCCCGATGCTATCGGCATGCGTTCAGTCGACAACGTGCTGCCAGTGGTCCCCATGTTCCACGCCAATGCCTGGGGTATTGCATTCGCGGCACCAGCCTCCGGTGCCAAGCTGGTCATGCCGGGTGCCAACATGGATGGCGAGAGCGTTTTCGAATTGCTGGATAGCGAAAAAGTCAGCATCACCGCCGCGGTGCCAACCGTCTGGCTGATGCTTCTTCAGTATCTGCAGGCGGAAGGCAAGAAATTGCCTGCGCTGAATCGTGTTGTCATTGGCGGGTCGGCTGCGCCGCGCTTCATGATTGAAGCGTTTGAAAAAGAGTTCGATGTGCAGGTGTTCCATGCCTGGGGCATGACCGAGCTGTCGCCCATGGGCACACTTGGGTCACTGAAAGCTGGCATGGAAGATCTGCCGCTTGATAAGCAGATCGACATCAAGGTGAAGCAGGGACGTCCGATTTATTCGGTGGAAATGAAGATCACCGACGACGACGGCAAGGAGCTACCCCGCGATGGCGTGGCGTTTGGCCACCTGATGGTGCGTGGTCCTGCTATCTCTGGTTCTTACCTCAAGGGTGAGGGTGGCAACATTCTGGATAAAGACGGCTGGTTTGACACCGGCGACGTGGCAACCATCGATGCCGAAGGCTTCATGAACATCACTGACCGCGCCAAGGACGTCATCAAGTCCGGCGGCGAATGGATTTCATCCATCGAGCTTGAAAATGTTGCCGTAGGCTACCCCGATGTGCAGGAAGCTGCTGTGATTGGCGTGGCGCATCCCAAGTGGGACGAACGTCCGTTGCTGATCATCATTCCTGCTGAAGGCAAATCGCCGACCAAGGAAGACATTCTTGGCTACATGGAAGGCAAGATTGCCAAGTGGTGGATGCCGGACGACGTAACCTTCGTGGATGAAATCCCGCACACGGCAACCGGCAAAATCCAGAAGCTGGCATTGCGCCAGACCTTCAAGGACTACGTGCTACCAACATCCGATCTCAAGAAGGGCGCAGCTGAGTAG